The Salvelinus sp. IW2-2015 linkage group LG34, ASM291031v2, whole genome shotgun sequence genome has a window encoding:
- the LOC139023660 gene encoding uncharacterized protein, which translates to MANCMVFHTQIASIMEVLANAAVADICKLVDDDYAVFRLEITQSQKENRGLRRKLQLLELKTARERVLASRPSSVKILDRYRGIARGEGHLTGGHRNFVKPAGHNTWRDDQPITVDEGSGTSTQHVIVIESAEAAGPGVKLDKSEEEEDPRHSRDIQTGGAGAHPVATEDHASAQPRTRHSITEVSGTLNTVLKSETDTETLTVTQRILHTGSDHRSDPERLGLGGLGCPPVPSSEYLLYGNPSQRKVHSNPDSGDVLNAGDDPCCSYTTEMDPGNMPLGLETQTDLSRGHWNQCSSGVYSEGCLDKKGEGLVGDEVTVKVEGDVPPTWNADSHLGDGHSQGRDFLDYRESLVSTSMGPSDSHGCILFDQVLNSDDRXRAQARGGGATSGSSKEKRFLCMFCNKGFSCLQKVEIHQRVHTGEKPYSCPQCHMRFAQSGSLKRHQKIHTGEKPFSCHQCDKRFSRQHLLKTHLKVHTGEKPFACTHCGKRFSERSYLKIHQKKNHSTL; encoded by the exons atggctaactgtatggtttttcacactcaaatagcctccatcatggaagtgctagcgaatgcagccgtggccgatatctgtaaactcgtagacgacgactatgcagtgtttcgtttggaaataactcaaagccagaaagaaaataggggattgcggaggaaactacagctactggaaCTGAAGACGGCAcgagagcgcgtcctcgccagtcgtcccagtagtgtcaagattctcgaccgatacagaggaatcGCAAGAG gtgaaggacatctcactggaggccacaggaactttgtgaagccagcgggacacaatacatggagagatgaccaaccaatcactgttgacgaggggagtggaacctcaacccagcacgttatcgtgatagag tctgcagaggctgcaggtcctggggtcaagctggataagtctgaagaagaggaagacccaaggcacagcagagacatccagactggaggGGCTGGAGCGCACCCTGTAGCCACGGAGGACCACGCCTCAGCGCAGCCCAGGACCCGAcacagcatcacggaggtcagtggaacgctgaacaccgtcctcaagtcagagaccgacacagagactttaactgtaacacaaaggattttacacacaggatctgaccatAGGTCAGACCCGGAGAGACTGGGGCTGGGGGGACTGGGGTGTCCTCCTGTTCCAAGCTCAGAATATTTACTCTACGGTAACCCGAGCCAAAGGAAGGTTCATTCCAATCCTGATTCAGGTGATGTGTTAAATGCTGGCGATGATCCGTGTTGTTCTtacactacagagatggaccctggcaacatgcccttgggtttagagacacagactgatctgtctagagggcACTGGAACCAGTGCAGTAGTGGTGtgtactctgaagggtgcctagataagaaaggggagggtctggtcggagatgaagtgactgtgaaagtggagggcgacgttcctcccacatggaatgcagatagTCACCTAGGCGACGGACACTCacagggcagagatttcttagattacagggaaagcttagTGTCCACGTCGATGGGGCCTTCCGATTCACACGGGTGTatccttttcgatcaggtattgaactcagaTGACAGGRCTAGAGCCCAGGCTCGGGGAGGGGGAGCAACATCAGGCAgtagtaaagagaaacggttcctctgcatgttctgtaacaaaggcttcagctgcctccagaaggtggagatccaccagagggtccacacaggagagaaaccatacagctgcccccagtgtcacatgcgctttgcCCAGTCTGgcagcctgaagaggcaccagaagatccacacaggagagaaacccttcagctgccACCAGTGTGATAAGAGGTTCTCCCGCCAGCACCTGCTGAAGACGCATCTGAaggtccacacaggagagaagccgttCGCCTGTACacactgcgggaagaggttctcagagaggagctacctcaagATACACCAGaagaaaaaccattccactctatAG